A region of the Thiomicrorhabdus sp. genome:
ATTCAAGCTGTTAACCCAAAAAAGATACGAATTAGCGTTGTTTTGCTTTAAAAATCTCAAGAATAAAATCAAAGTCAATTTACCAGGCCTGGTAAATTTGGAACATTAATGCAAATTATCACTTATATTCGCATTAGTTTAGATTCGTACCAGTTTATATTTTCATAAGATAAATACTAAAAAACCGTTAGCGGCATTTGCACACAAACGGTTTCACTATAAAAAATACGATTAAAACGATTTAACCAAAAAACGATTATCGTTTAAACAGTAAACGATGCCCAGGCGTAAACTCTGCAAACTCGCCTTGGTGATACTTTAGTTCACCAGACACAATGGTACTGATAACGCTTGATTTAAAGGTATGTCCTTCCCACGGAGACCACTGGCATTTATAAAGGTTATGCTCTTTATCATCTATATGTGGTTTATTCATATCAACCAATACCAAGTCCGCCCAATAGCCTTCACGAATATAGCCTCGATCTTCAATTTGATAACGAATGGCAACATTATGAGAGGTTTTTTGCACAACGGTTTCAATATCAAAAACATTATCATGCACCATATCCAATAAGGCACAAAGAGACTGTTGAACCTGTGGTAAACCTGCAGGAGCCATAAAGTATTTATTTTGTTTTTCTTCATCTGTATGAGGTGCATGATCGGTCGCGATAATATCTATACGCCCTTCTCTTACCGCCTGGCGAATCGCATCTCTATCAGACTGTTTTTTGATAGCTGGATTACATTTAATATAAGTACCACGGGTTGCGTAATCCTCTTCTGTAAACCAAAGGTGATGCACACAAGCTTCTGCGGTTATCTTTTTACCTTCTACCGGGCCTGGTTCAAACAACTCCATCTCTTCTGCCGTTGTTAAGTGCAATATATGCAAATCAGCACCGGTTTCTTTAGCCAAGTCCACCGCAAACGAAGATGATTTATAACATGCTTCACGGCAACGAATCTCTGGATGGGCTGACATAGGAATGTCTTCACCATATTGCTCACGGTACTTTTCTTCTTGGGCTTTGATCATTGGCGTGTCTTCGCAATGAGTGGTTATTAGAGTTGGACTATGAGTAAAAATATCACGCAAGGCTTGTTCTCTATCAACCAACATATTTCCTGTTGAAGCACCCATAAAAATCTTTACCCCGCAAACATTGCTTGGGTTAACTTTTTTTAGTTCTTCCAGGTTGTCATTGGTAGCACCAAAATAAAATGAGAAATTAGTCCATGCTTTTTGGGCACCTATTTGATACTTGGCCTCAAGGTTTTCAATAGTTGTTGTTGTAGGTTTTACATTTGGCATATCCATAAAACTAGTGGTTCCACCTGCTATGGCTGCTTTTGACTCTGTTGCAATATCCCCTTTTGAGGTTAGTCCAGGATCGCGAAAGTGTACTTGATCATCAATAAATCCAGGCAGTAACATCAACCCTTTTGCGTCAATAATTTTGTCTGCATTCATATCAATTTTATCTGCAATTTTTTGAATACGACCATCAGCAACCAATACGTCACCAACAAACTGATTACCTTCATTAACAATAGTAGCCTGGGTAATAAGTATGCTTTGCGAACATTCATTGGATAAATTCGACGATATCTTAGACATAGAGGGTTCCTTTTAGTGACGATTAACCAAGCCAGCAAATCTTATTTAATGGTTTTGTAGTGAATTCATCGGCTTAACTATTTTTGTAATACGGCCATTAAAAAATATTGACGGCCACAACCTGTTTAATTTGCTATTCTAGCTTGAATCATTGTAATATTTTGTATGTTTTTATACTTCAATCCCAATTGCACCATCGACCCGAGCGAGAATCCAAACAAGTGTTTATGGAAAAGATAACTCAAAATATTTTGCGATTTTCTTGCTCTTCACGCTGGCCCATCGTTGCAACCTCCTGGGCTGAACCCAGCCATAACATAGACTTTAATAAAACATCTTTTAGGGTTATTGCGGTTTTACTATTTATTTTAATCAGCACAGTCTCATTTAAAGCAAATGCTCAAAACACAATTGATAGTAATAATAACCAAAATGCCCATCTGCCTGTATGCGTTTATATAGCCTCTTACTCGCCAGGCTACCCTTGGCAAAATGGTATAACAAGAAGTATCAAAAAGACCTTGAATGGCCATTGCCATTTAAAAACATTCTATATGAATACCAAAAAAGTTTCTAACAAGAAGACTTTAAACAACATTGGTTTACAAGCGATAGCTTTTATTGCCTCAAACAAACCTGATGTTGTCATTGTTTCTGACGATAATGCTGTTAAATATGTGTTACAAAATCACTATAAAAACAGCTCAATCCCTTTTGTATTTTGTGGTGTGAATAACACTGGTATTCACTATGGCTTACCCTATAAAAATACCACCGGTATGATTGAAAAAAACCCCATTGAAGTCATACTAAAACTTTTGTTTAGCATTAACCCTGCAAAAACTCGAGTGGCGATGTTAACAACCCAAGGAACTTCTGCCGATTTTGATAATATAGAGTTCACTAAAATAGCCAAAGAAATGGGCATTAAAACCAAGGTCTACCAACTTAAAAACGAACGGGAATGGCGTAAAGTCTTTAAACAAATTCAACTAGGCGATGAGTTTGATCTTATTTATTTATCCAATAGAGCTGCGTTTAAAACCTGGGACCACAAAAAAAACTATGAATGGGCACTCAAATATAATTCAAAAATCACCTTTAGTACTCAAGATTGGATGATGCCTTATTCAGCCATCGGCATCACAAAAATACCTGACGAACAAGGAACTTGGGCTGCAAAAGCCGCCATAGAAATCTTAAACGGTTTGGCTCCCAGTGAAATTGCGGTAATCCCTAATCAAAATTTTCAACTATGGACCAATAAGCAGATTACGAAGCCGTTTGCTGATCAGCTACCAGAGAATATATTTTCTCAATCCATCGTTTATGATGAAAAGGTTCCACAATGAAAAATCTTTCATTCAAAATGCTTTTTGATCTATCTTTAAAAAATAAAGTGCTTTTGGTTCTAGTTGGGCTTGTGTGGTTAGTTATTGCTGCCACTCTAGAAATTGGGTATCAATACAAACAACAAGAACAAAAGTTCCACGAAAATATTGATGGGCTTATTCAAAAAAGAGCGCTTGAACAAAAACGCTCTGAAACGATTTTAAATGCTCTGTCTGAATACTATACGTCTCAAGCAATTAAGTCCGACTCTGACTTTCGTCACTTTGCACAAGGCCTTATAAACAGCAAGATTCCAGGTTATGGCATTGGTTTAGCCAAACTTATTTCTCGTGATAAAAAACAACAAATTGAATCGCAGCAACACAAACTTGGTTTTGAATCGTTTACTATTTCAAATTCAGGCTTGTTTTTAGAACAACAACAAAATCAAAAAAATGCATTTTTAAGCATTACCAATATCGCCCCGCTTGACCCCAAACACTCTGTTTATTTATCAGAAGATTTATTTACCATTCCATTACTAGTCACTAAGTTTTTTGATTCATTACTCAATAACCAACCACAAACCTTATTTTTAACAGAAAGCAAAACTCATAAATTACAAAAACTGATTTTTGCCCCTATATTTTTAAACTCACCAAACCTGTTAAATATTAAACAGAGATATAAACAAGCTCGCGGTATTGTATTTATATTACAACCTGAAGAAGAAACCTTAAAAAAACAAGCCGCCGAGTTTTTTAAACCACAAAACACCACGATTAAAGTTATTACCAGCAATGCTAAAACCATTATTCAAAAAGCAATAAAACCCAACTCTAATAAAATCGATAAGACCTTGAGCTTAAACTATAAAGCCGATTTTTTATGTTTAGGGCTGAATTCTCCGCAAAAAATAGAAATTACTAAATACTGGCATTTATCTGAAATAGATCAAATTGCTCTATTCAAGATGTTATTAATTAACCTATTTTTGTTTCTATTATCAACTAGCATAATACTTACGTTAAGCCGCTATACACAAAATTTACGCCTCACTCAAACTCGACTTAGTCAAATTCTGGAAACATCGCAAGATGCCGTCATTATCACAAACAAAGAGGGGTATATCTTAGATTGGAATCCAGAGGCAGAACTGTTATTTGACTACCCTAAAAAAGATGCCATTGGCAAATGCATTGTTGAATTAATTTTTGACCTGCCGAAAGACCTCTATATTAAAAACAATGATAAAGAATTAATTAATTTTTTATATGACACTCTAAAGCTAGACAATCAAACTGAATCTCAAAAAATAGAAGTGCTACTGTTTGACCGAAGAAAAAATAAAATCACCGCAGAAGTATCAACCTCTATATTGAATATTCAAAACAAAACAGAAATCAGTTTGTTTATAAAAGACATAACTTATCAGCGAAAAACGGAAGAAGCTATTACCAAAATGGCTTACTTTGACCCTCTAACCCAGCTTGAAAACAGAACCTACTTTAAGGAAAGTGTTAACCAACTAATTAACAACAAACCTTCAGGCCATTTTGCACTGCTGTTTTTGGACCTAGATGGTTTTAAACAGGTTAATGACACCCTTGGCCATAACATTGGGGATGAATTATTAAAAGTAGTTGCAAAACGTATTCAAAACGCCTTACGTAGCAGTAATGGAGAGTGCCATATTTGCCGTTTTGGTGGGGATGAATTCGTTATTCTTTTAAAAGACAGTGATGAAAAAACTAGTTCACAAATTTCTTTACGATTGCTCAATCAAATTGAACGCGTTATTAAAATTGAAGAAGATGAGCTTCAAGTTTCAACCAGTATTGGGATTGCCCTGTACCCACAACATGGTGAAGATCTCGACACCCTTCTTAGACATGCTGATACTGCCATGTATCAATCAAAATCTTTAGGAAAAAACACCTACTCCATCTACCACGATGCCATGGAAGAGAGTGTTGCAGAAAGAAGCCTAATTGAAAAACACCTAAGAAAAGCTGTTCAAAACAATGAATTTCAACTGGTATATCAACCTCAAATTAATTTACTAACTGGTAAGGTAATTGGGGTAGAAGCTCTTATTCGCTGGAACAACCCTGTTTTAGGTTTTGTTGCACCTGATAAATTTATTCCTATTGCTGAAGAAAGTCATTTAATTCTTACAATTGGTGAATGGGTCACAAAAACTTGTATTGCCCAACTTCAAGCATGGAAAGATACCGAATTTGATTCTTTGCATATCGCTATGAACGTCAGTAGTGTGCAGTTTGAAAACCCGTATTTTATCGGCTTTGTAAGGAAGCTGATGGAAGTCTCAAATATTCACAACCACCTACTAGAAATTGAATTAACAGAACGCACGGTTATGAATAACGTTAATGAAAATATTGCACGTTTTAATCAAATTCGTTCTAGTGGTTTTGGTTTATCGGTTGATGACTTTGGAACAGGTTATTCCTCTTTGAGCTATCTAAAAAAATTCCCATTGAGTATTTTAAAAATTGATAAATCATTTATTGATGGGATTCCACAAGATGAAGAAGATATTATTATTACTACGGCTATTTTAAACTTAGCTCACAGTCTTAGTATGAAAGTGGTGGCCGAAGGCGTTGAAACCCAAGAGCAATTGCTTTATCTAAAAAATGTGCACTGCAATTTTGCTCAAGGGTACTTTATCAGTCGACCTCTCGCAATAAGCGAACTTGAAGCCTGGTTAAGAAACAACCAACTTAATTTTTATTACAAACACCCTAATTTAGCGATAGAGGCTACTGATGCGTAACCCTATAAGCTTGATAATTATTGGCCTAGTTCGATTTTATCAATTATTTATAAGCCCAATACTCGGGCCAAGATGCCGGTTTTACCCAACCTGCTCAAGCTACACGATCGAAGCCATAAAAACCCATGGGGTAATTTGTGGCTCATGGTTAGCCATAAAAAGAATTGGCCGCTGTCATCCTGCGAACCCAGGTGGAATTGATCCAGTGCCAAGTTGCGGTTGTAAGTCAAATTGTAAAGATCACCTCGAAGATGACTCTTTAGAACATCCAGATAAACAGGCTGATGACAAAAGCAACCAAAAATCTTAATACCTCTTCTTAATTCCTCATCTTAAGACCTCATCAAAAGATAATTGCACCCATCCCTATAATCCATTGATTCTGTTACCTTTTGTAAGCTCTGGATAAATCAAACATAATGTTTTAACTACTTGTAAATATATATTGCCTGCTAAGATTGTCATAATAATTTCTTATTAGTAGCCTGTATTCGCTCTCTAAAAGAGCTAAAATAATAAAATTGTCTTTATTTATGATGAGAGTTGAACCATAAAATGTCTGAAAACCAAGTTACCGAGCACGTAATAGAAGCTGTTACTGAAACGGCAGAGACTTTTCCACGCTATATCAACCGTGAAAAAAGCTTGCTTGAGTTTAATAGACGCGTACTTGCTCAAGCCAAAAATGATCAAATTCCTTTATTAGAGCGTTTGAAATATTTGTGTATCTCTAGTAGCAATATGGATGAATTTTTTGAGGTACGTTTAGCCAGTTTATTAGAACTTGCAAAAGATCCAAATGCATTGACTTTTCCGGACGAATTACCCGCCACGAATGTTGTCCATTTTTTGTGTGAAACGGCACATGACATAGTTGAAGATCAATATCACACTTTAAACAATATCCTTATTCCCGCTTTAGAAAAAGAGAACATTCGTTTTGTTCGCCGCAATCACTGGACTGACCAACACAAAGAGTGGCTCAGTGACTATTTTGAGCAGTCATTACAACCAGTGTTAAGTGCAGTAGGTTTAGACCCTTCTCACCCTTTTCCAAAGGTATTAAACAAAACGCTTAATTTTATCGTCTCTTTAGAAGGTAAAGACGCTTTTGGTCGTTCAAATGGTTTGGCGATTGTTCCTGTTCCACGCTCACTACCACGCATCATTAAGCTACCTCCAGAAGCCACTGATGGCGAAAATGATTTTGTCTTTTTATCCTCAATCTTACATGCCAATGTTTCTCGATTATTTCCAGGCATGACGGTTACAGGCTGTTATCAATTTCGTGTTACCAGAAACACTAACCTCTTTATTGATGAAGAAGAGGTTGATGATTTAATGAGTGCCTTGCGTGGCGAGTTAAGTGGTCGCCAATATGGTGGTGCAGTACGTTTAGAAGTAGCTGATAACTGCCCGCTTCACATGATTGATTACCTTCTAGACCGTTTTAAGTTAGACAGAAGTGCTCTATATGAAGTAAATGGACCAGTAAACTTGCACCGATTAGATGCGGTACCAGGCATGGCAAATCGTCCAGATTTACAGTTTGCGCCATACACCCAAAAAAATGTTTCTATGAAACAACGCCCATCTAAAAATGCCTTTAAACTGTTTACTCGTCATAAAGAAAGCAACAATATGTTTGATAAAATCAAACAAAAAGACATTTTATTACATCATCCATATGACTCTTTTACGCCAGTCATAGAGTTTTTGGCCAAAGCCGCAACAGACCCCGATGTATTAGCAATACGCATGACCTTATACCGCACGGGTGAAGACTCACAAATTATTAAAGCTCTAGAAAGAGCAGCTCAAAACGGTAAAGAAGTAACTGCCGTTGTAGAACTTCGGGCCCGTTTTGATGAAGACAACAACATCCTGCAAGCCACTCGCTTACAAGACGCAGGCGTACATGTTGTATATGGTGTTGTTGGCTATAAAACCCACGCTAAAATGATTTTAGTCGTTCGCCGCGAAGGTGATTTAATTCGTTACTACACTCATATGGGAACGGGTAACTACCACCATGTTACAACACGTTTCTATTCTGACTTTGGTTTAATAACTGCAAACCAGGCTATTGGCCGTGATGCTTCTAAAATCTTTCAGCAGTTAACCAGCTTAGGCGACACTAAAAACCTAGAAGTTTTATTGCAGTCACCTTTTACCTTAAAGAGCGGCATGATTGAACGTATAAATCGCGAAGCCGAAAATGCTAAACAAGGTAAAAAAGCCAAAATTATTGCCAAAATGAACGGGTTAGAAGAGCAAGGTGTTATTGATGCGTTGTACTTAGCCTCACAAGCGGGTGTTAAAATCCAACTTATTATCCGTGGAATTTGCAGTTTACGACCAGGCATTCCTGGTCTATCAGAAAATATAACGGTTATCTCAATTATTGGACGTTTCTTAGAACATCATCGCATCTATTATTTTGAAAATGATGGCGGCAAACCTGAGCTATATTGTTCAAGTGCTGATTGGATGCGTCGTAACCTTTTAGCCCGAGTTGAAACCTGCTTTCCGATTTTAGATCCAGACTGTTTCCAACAAGTCTACACCGAAGGTTTGGCAATGTATCTACACGATAATACTGGAGCCTGGGTGTTGCAACCTAATGGTTCTTACCAACTAAAAGAAGACGACCAAACTCCACCCTACAGTGCCCAAGCATTACTGATTGAAAAGTACAGCCACTAATTTTTAACAGCTTACCGTTTATTGCTGACTTTAATTGTGCTTACACAGGACAATAGCAATCAAAAACGGTAAACTACAGCAAATAATGAATCAACCTATAAAAGAGCAATGCTGAATCAATGCAACTGCAATTCATCAGGCTTGCTCGCATATATATTCAATAAATTGAACCCAATATGACAGACAAAACCACCTCCCCCTCAAATGAGGACCTATTTGCCGCGATTGACTTAGGCTCAAATAGTTTCCATATGATTGTAGCTCGTGAAGTTCACGGTCAAATGCAAGTGATTGATAAACATAAAGAGATGGTTCGTTTACGCTCTAGCCTTGATAAAAACGGCAAACTGACTGAAAAAGCGTTTGAAGAAGGTATTGCTTGTTTAGAGCGGTTTGGTCAGTTAATTAAAGACATCCCAAAAGAGAATGTACGTGCAGTAGGCACTAACACTCTAAGAAATGCTCGCAACAGTCGCGAGTTTCTTAAACAAGCCAAAGAAGCACTAGGCCACAGTATTCAAATTATTGCTGGACAAGAAGAGGCTCGTTTAATCTATCTTGGCGTTGCTCACGGTCTAGCAAATAGTGAAGAACAACGTTTGGTTATGGATATTGGCGGTGGTAGTACAGAATACATTATTGGTCAGCAGTTTGAAAATAGCCACCTAACTAGCACTGAAATGGGATGCGTAAGCATTACCCAGTCCTATTTTTCTAAAGGTAAAATCACTGAAGACAATTTTAATTTAGCGGTTGCTAAATGCCGCCAAATTCTTCGTCCTCACCGTAGAACTTTACGAAAAAAAGGTTGGGATATCGCAATTGGAGCCTCTGGCACGATCAAATCCATTGGTGCTATCTTAGAGATCAACAGCTGGTCTGAATCAGGTATTACCTTGCAAGGCATGTTTGATTTAAGCAAAGCCTTAATTAAAGAAGGTTCGTCAAATCAAGCAAAAATTGCTGGCTTAAAAGATGAGCGTCGTCCAGTTTTAGTTGGCGGCTTAGCCATATTAATGGCCACCTTTATTGAACTCAATATTGAACACATGCAAGTATCACAAAATGCTCTACGAGAAGGTTTGGTTTTTGATACTCTTGGTCGATTAAACTCAGAAGACGTACGTGAGACCAGTGTAGTTTCAATGCAAAAATGGATGAAGGTTGATATTGAGCAAGCTGATATGGTCGCTAAAACAGCTAAATCACTTTATAAACAAAGCCATAATTTATGGCGTTTACACTCAGACGATTATGATTTAAGACGCTTACTAAAATGGGCGTGTCGCTTGCATGAGATTGGTATTGCAATCAGTTTCAAACGTGCCCGTCATCACGGAGCATACATTATTGCCCAAGCTGACATGGCAGGGTTTAACCAACAAGAAAAAATGATTATGAGCTCTTTGGTACTTAACCAGCGCGGCAAATATACAACAGATAGCCATGAAGAACTAGATGACAGCATAAAACCTCTAATGCCTTATTTAACGGTTTTAATGCGATTATCTGTAAGAATTCATCGCGGCCGCGACTTAGAACATGTTGATCCTACTCTTATCATCAAAGAGGAAGACACTCTGTGTATAGAGTTTGAAGACAAGTGGTTAGATGAACACCCTCTTACCCGTTTAGATTTAGAGACTGAAGCTAAAAACCTAGAACGTTTTGGATTTAAGTTACTACTAAGTTAATACCAAGTTAATCCAACTTAATATTCAATTAAGACTTAAAAATATAATTTACCAGGCCTGGTATACAGGTATATACACTGATATATACACTGCGATTTACATACATTGTGAGCATTGGCAATTTATATTTTAAGCATGCATTTTTTAATCTCTTAATACACGTCCATCTGCAAACGTTTTTGCTTTCTTAATTCATGCCAAAAATCATCTGCAGATTTTGCATCCAACCCGCCCAACTCTTCAAAAATGGACAGTAATGTCTCTTTTACGGATTCAGCCATAGTAGTTTGACTACCACAAATATACAAATGTGCCTGTTGATTTAATAAATTCCAAACCAGCTCACGCTGTTGGTTTAATTGATCTTGTACATAGACTTTCTCTGCCTGATCACGAGAAAAAGCAAAATAGGTCTGTAACACACCTTGCTCTTGCCAAGCTTCAAGCTGTGAACAAAACAAACAATTTGACTCTTTATGAGTTTCACCAAAAAACAGATAATTTAAACCTCGTTTTTCCAGGCCTGTCGTTTTATCTGTAAAGTCATCAGCACCAATAGACTCTTGTATCGCACGTTGTTGCATAAACCCAATAAACGGGGCTAAACCGGTACCCGAACCCACCATAATCACAGGTGTTTCGGGGTCTTGTGGCAATTTAAAAGTTGGGTTATTTTTAAATTCAATATCCAGCTTTTGACCTACTTCAAGCTCTGCCAACATACAACTTGCAACACCAAAACGCTGGCGTTCAAAAGAGAGGTAATCAACCTTTCTATACAGTATAGAAACCGTATTACTTTCATTAGGAGCAGAAGCAATAGAATAATAACGCGGAGCTAAAGGCGACAGTAGATTCAAAAACTCTAAGCCTTGTTGTTGTAATTGTGGAAAAGATTCCAATAAATCTAAAATATCTTTACCGTAGGCGTAGTCAATCATTGCCTGCCTATCAGGCCACTCGTTAAAACCAAACTGCCTTTGCAACTTATTTAAGATTGCCGGATTCAACTGGGTTAACTCTAAGTGCTGTTGCAACGCCTGTTTACAATTTACCAGGCCAGCTCTTCTTATTTCAATGTTTTCATTGCCTGTTAAGCCAAGTTTTAAAAGAATTGCCGATACCATCTCAGGGCGATTAGTTGCCTGAATTGTTAGCCAGTCACCTGGTTCATAAACCTCATTGGCGTTTACTTCTTTAGGCAAATCAAAGGTGAGATAAAAAATGGATTTATCGTTTGATTTTGGGGTAATGCATTGGTTTTTTGCGACAGTTACAATCATATAAATAAGAATCATTAAGAATAAGATAATTTATTCTAGCACGCTCAACCGATTCATATCATGCCGGAATACACATCTAAAATAATTTAACTATGAGATTGGTCAATGAAATACAAAAATATGCTTAAGAAGCTCCACTAAACTAGTAGGCTTCTTAATATAAATTATTAATTTTTAATATAAGAAAGGATATTGAATAACTCTAAACGGCTTAAAAAACTGTTGCTAGCGAAAGTACAAATTAATGACAAGTTTCTGACATTTATCGAATACTTTCCATTAATACACTCACCCAAGGAGCCGTGACTAAAATGGTTACCGCAGACATTAAACCAGCAATTAATCCAATACCAATTTGTGGCACAAGGTTATTTTGCTTTAACTCTACATTGTTCATTTGTCTTTCAACTGAGGCAAAAATATCGACCTGTTTTTTTAATAGAGAGTTCAGCGTTTTAATTTGTTTAAACAGTAATTGCTGTTCTTTTTCTATGGTTAAGCGTGACTTTTTAGATTTCTCATCTAACTCATTCATTTGTCTGGACAGCTGACCAATTGAGGCATCCATCTGTTTAACCAGACTTTCTATTGCTGTTTTGTCATCTTTTAACCATTCAAAATCGGGTGTAATCATATCTGACATATCAATATCATCATATCGATCATTATTTTTACCACCACGGCTTCTACGCATAGCCTGTTCTAGCAAAACACTTTTTGAACCTAAAGGTTCGACTTGTCTTAAATCAATGGCCATTTCTCATCCTCAATGTGTGTTGCGATTCATACAGGTTTATTAGTAGGGGCTCTATTGAATCGTCATTTTTTTGTCAAACAGGATTTTTACCTGTCTTTTAGGAGATTTATATGCAGATTTTGTGCCAACTCATACCGTATAAAATAAATTTTGGTAAAATGCTCAGCCATAACCCATTTCTTGTTCAATTGATTATTCAAGGTAACCTCATTATGAAATACATTGGTGCCCATGTTTCGGCTGCTGGCGGAGTAGAAAATGCCCCAATAAGAGCCCATGAAATTGGGGCGACTGCATTTGCATTGTTTACCAAAAATCAACGTCAATGGGTTGCAAAACCACTTTCTGAAAAAAGTATTGATGACTTTAAAGCTAACTGCGAAAAATATGGTTACGGAGTTAATCAAATTCTGCCACATGATAGTTATCTCATTAACCTTGGTCACCCTGATTTGGATAAACGCCAAAAATCTTTAGATGCATTTATTGATGAACTTGAACGCTGTCAGCAACTTGGCATTAATCGTTTAAATTTTCATCCTGGTAGCCATTTACGAGAGATTTCAGAAGAAAAGTGTATGGACTTTATTGCTGAATCAATCAACTTTGCTTTAGACCAAACTCAAGGTGTGATTGCGGTATTAGAAAACACCGCTGGACAAGGTTCAAACTTGGGTTACAAGCATGAACAACTTGCTTATATTATTGACAAGGTTGAAGATAAAACCCGCATTGGAGTATGTATAGATACTTGCCATGCCTACGCCGCTGGCTATGATTTAAAAAATGATTACACAGGTGTTATGGCTGACTTTGAAAAGGTTGTAGGTTTTGAATATTTAAAAGGCATGCACCTCAATGATTCAAAAGCTAAGTTAGGACAAAAACTCGACCGCCATCATAGTTTAGGCGAAGGTGAGATTGGCTGGCCGATGTTTAAAGAGCTTATGCAAGATGAGCGTATTGATAATATCCCCATGACTTTAGAGACCATTAATCCTGATATTTGGAGAGATGAAATTAAACAACTCCAGGCCTGGTTACCTGCTAAGTAAGTTAACCAAGTTAATCTACTCAATAAACCGCCTATATAACAGCGTTTAACAATTTACTTCACGTTAACCCCTTACTTCATTCAATTCGATTAGTAGAGATACTTCTTGCTACATCGAAAA
Encoded here:
- a CDS encoding ABC transporter substrate-binding protein — translated: MEKITQNILRFSCSSRWPIVATSWAEPSHNIDFNKTSFRVIAVLLFILISTVSFKANAQNTIDSNNNQNAHLPVCVYIASYSPGYPWQNGITRSIKKTLNGHCHLKTFYMNTKKVSNKKTLNNIGLQAIAFIASNKPDVVIVSDDNAVKYVLQNHYKNSSIPFVFCGVNNTGIHYGLPYKNTTGMIEKNPIEVILKLLFSINPAKTRVAMLTTQGTSADFDNIEFTKIAKEMGIKTKVYQLKNEREWRKVFKQIQLGDEFDLIYLSNRAAFKTWDHKKNYEWALKYNSKITFSTQDWMMPYSAIGITKIPDEQGTWAAKAAIEILNGLAPSEIAVIPNQNFQLWTNKQITKPFADQLPENIFSQSIVYDEKVPQ
- the yidD gene encoding membrane protein insertion efficiency factor YidD gives rise to the protein MRNPISLIIIGLVRFYQLFISPILGPRCRFYPTCSSYTIEAIKTHGVICGSWLAIKRIGRCHPANPGGIDPVPSCGCKSNCKDHLEDDSLEHPDKQADDKSNQKS
- a CDS encoding EAL domain-containing protein; protein product: MKNLSFKMLFDLSLKNKVLLVLVGLVWLVIAATLEIGYQYKQQEQKFHENIDGLIQKRALEQKRSETILNALSEYYTSQAIKSDSDFRHFAQGLINSKIPGYGIGLAKLISRDKKQQIESQQHKLGFESFTISNSGLFLEQQQNQKNAFLSITNIAPLDPKHSVYLSEDLFTIPLLVTKFFDSLLNNQPQTLFLTESKTHKLQKLIFAPIFLNSPNLLNIKQRYKQARGIVFILQPEEETLKKQAAEFFKPQNTTIKVITSNAKTIIQKAIKPNSNKIDKTLSLNYKADFLCLGLNSPQKIEITKYWHLSEIDQIALFKMLLINLFLFLLSTSIILTLSRYTQNLRLTQTRLSQILETSQDAVIITNKEGYILDWNPEAELLFDYPKKDAIGKCIVELIFDLPKDLYIKNNDKELINFLYDTLKLDNQTESQKIEVLLFDRRKNKITAEVSTSILNIQNKTEISLFIKDITYQRKTEEAITKMAYFDPLTQLENRTYFKESVNQLINNKPSGHFALLFLDLDGFKQVNDTLGHNIGDELLKVVAKRIQNALRSSNGECHICRFGGDEFVILLKDSDEKTSSQISLRLLNQIERVIKIEEDELQVSTSIGIALYPQHGEDLDTLLRHADTAMYQSKSLGKNTYSIYHDAMEESVAERSLIEKHLRKAVQNNEFQLVYQPQINLLTGKVIGVEALIRWNNPVLGFVAPDKFIPIAEESHLILTIGEWVTKTCIAQLQAWKDTEFDSLHIAMNVSSVQFENPYFIGFVRKLMEVSNIHNHLLEIELTERTVMNNVNENIARFNQIRSSGFGLSVDDFGTGYSSLSYLKKFPLSILKIDKSFIDGIPQDEEDIIITTAILNLAHSLSMKVVAEGVETQEQLLYLKNVHCNFAQGYFISRPLAISELEAWLRNNQLNFYYKHPNLAIEATDA
- a CDS encoding dihydroorotase — its product is MSKISSNLSNECSQSILITQATIVNEGNQFVGDVLVADGRIQKIADKIDMNADKIIDAKGLMLLPGFIDDQVHFRDPGLTSKGDIATESKAAIAGGTTSFMDMPNVKPTTTTIENLEAKYQIGAQKAWTNFSFYFGATNDNLEELKKVNPSNVCGVKIFMGASTGNMLVDREQALRDIFTHSPTLITTHCEDTPMIKAQEEKYREQYGEDIPMSAHPEIRCREACYKSSSFAVDLAKETGADLHILHLTTAEEMELFEPGPVEGKKITAEACVHHLWFTEEDYATRGTYIKCNPAIKKQSDRDAIRQAVREGRIDIIATDHAPHTDEEKQNKYFMAPAGLPQVQQSLCALLDMVHDNVFDIETVVQKTSHNVAIRYQIEDRGYIREGYWADLVLVDMNKPHIDDKEHNLYKCQWSPWEGHTFKSSVISTIVSGELKYHQGEFAEFTPGHRLLFKR